One genomic segment of Pandoraea thiooxydans includes these proteins:
- the mtgA gene encoding monofunctional biosynthetic peptidoglycan transglycosylase, translating into MTSRRRGSNARWGVRRWCGYVAMVFAAGVLATQCYYFLQIAWWTHFNPGSTAFMRAAQDRLRQTDPQARIERVWMPYDRISRNLKRAIIASEDADFVNNNGFEIDAMLNAWEKNEKRGHIVAGGSTITQQLAKNLFLSGERSYIRKAEELCITWMLEFWMSKERIFEIYLNSVEWGEGIFGAQAAAEHYYHVSAAQLTPWQAARLAVMLPRPRYYDAHRNSAYLARRTRVIARRMGAAELPP; encoded by the coding sequence GTGACGAGCCGCAGGCGCGGGTCGAATGCGCGTTGGGGTGTGCGGCGCTGGTGCGGTTATGTCGCGATGGTTTTCGCGGCAGGCGTGTTGGCCACGCAGTGCTACTACTTTTTGCAGATCGCCTGGTGGACGCATTTCAATCCGGGTTCGACGGCGTTCATGCGTGCGGCCCAGGACAGACTTCGCCAGACCGATCCGCAGGCACGCATCGAGCGTGTCTGGATGCCTTACGATCGAATATCCCGCAATCTGAAGCGGGCCATCATTGCCAGCGAGGACGCCGATTTCGTCAATAACAATGGTTTTGAAATCGATGCGATGCTCAATGCCTGGGAGAAGAACGAGAAAAGAGGTCATATCGTGGCGGGCGGCTCGACCATCACCCAGCAGCTTGCGAAGAACCTCTTCCTATCGGGTGAGCGCAGCTACATTCGCAAGGCCGAGGAATTGTGCATTACCTGGATGCTCGAATTCTGGATGAGCAAAGAGCGCATCTTCGAAATCTATCTGAATTCGGTCGAATGGGGCGAGGGTATTTTTGGTGCGCAGGCTGCGGCCGAGCACTACTACCACGTGTCGGCCGCGCAACTGACACCCTGGCAGGCGGCTCGCCTCGCTGTCATGCTGCCGCGTCCGCGCTATTACGATGCGCACCGCAACTCCGCATATCTGGCGCGTCGAACGCGCGTCATTGCGCGCCGCATGGGCGCGGCCGAGTTGCCGCCCTAG
- the pyrF gene encoding orotidine-5'-phosphate decarboxylase — protein sequence MTFIDQLRAAWHERDSLLCVGLDPEPSRLPAHLRGNPDAIFEFCRTIVDATAPYACAFKPQIAYFSAQRAEIQLERLIAHIHEHHPGLPVVLDAKRGDIGSTAEQYAKEAFERYQADAVTVNPYMGFDSIAPYLGYGNKGVIVLCRTSNPGGSDLQFLRTADGQPLYEVVARLAAGPWNTSGQIGLVVGATFPNEIAAVRAIVGDMPLLIPGIGAQGGDVAATVTAGRTADGSGMMINSSRAIIYAGSGEDFGQAAAQAACQTRDAINEHRSAPR from the coding sequence ATGACATTCATCGATCAACTGCGTGCCGCCTGGCATGAACGAGACTCTCTGCTGTGTGTGGGGCTCGATCCGGAGCCGTCACGACTGCCGGCGCATCTGCGGGGCAATCCCGATGCGATCTTCGAGTTTTGCCGGACCATCGTCGATGCAACCGCACCCTATGCCTGTGCGTTCAAGCCGCAGATCGCCTATTTTTCTGCGCAGCGCGCCGAAATTCAACTGGAGCGGCTGATTGCCCACATTCACGAGCACCATCCTGGCCTGCCGGTAGTGCTCGATGCCAAACGGGGCGACATCGGCAGCACCGCCGAACAATATGCCAAAGAAGCATTCGAGCGGTATCAGGCCGATGCGGTCACGGTCAACCCGTACATGGGTTTCGACTCGATTGCGCCCTACCTCGGATACGGGAACAAGGGCGTGATCGTGTTGTGCCGCACCTCGAATCCGGGGGGCAGCGACCTTCAGTTCCTGCGCACGGCCGACGGCCAGCCGCTGTATGAGGTCGTCGCGCGGCTGGCAGCCGGTCCCTGGAACACCAGCGGCCAGATCGGTCTGGTGGTCGGCGCGACGTTCCCGAACGAAATCGCGGCGGTGCGCGCGATCGTCGGCGATATGCCGCTGCTGATTCCGGGGATCGGCGCTCAGGGCGGGGACGTGGCGGCGACCGTCACGGCAGGCCGCACGGCCGACGGCAGCGGCATGATGATCAATTCGTCGCGCGCCATTATCTACGCTGGCAGCGGCGAAGATTTTGGGCAGGCGGCCGCGCAGGCGGCTTGCCAAACCCGGGATGCCATCAACGAGCACCGCTCGGCGCCCCGGTAA
- a CDS encoding energy transducer TonB family protein, protein MKHVSRTQVALIPYARTQFVAFSKWVRENPLAAGLSFSVLVHALVLAVHFVAPDAFRLHSTDTPLDVVLVNAKSDNAPVNAKLVAQANLLGGGEQDKVHATTPLPARDMQQPGSRVARAEHQVSSLETLQEQLLTQMRSLSKQRPRTLPAQRENGKDERAVDQQIAKLQAVIAQNVRAYEERPKRGQITANTREVVYAEYYDALRRKIERLGTEHFPEAGGRRLYGQLIVTLNVSQDGQLGYDRNGYHVIGVEIERGSGDRELDRRAVAIVRASAPFAKFTKAMRARYDILQIVTRMTFSHHGVHAEAIQGPSH, encoded by the coding sequence ATGAAGCACGTTAGCCGCACGCAGGTCGCGCTCATTCCGTATGCCCGTACGCAATTCGTCGCATTTAGCAAGTGGGTTCGCGAAAACCCGCTGGCGGCGGGATTGAGTTTTTCCGTGCTGGTTCATGCACTGGTCTTGGCGGTGCATTTTGTCGCGCCCGACGCCTTTCGGCTTCACTCGACCGATACACCGCTCGACGTCGTGCTGGTCAACGCAAAATCGGATAACGCACCGGTCAATGCCAAACTGGTCGCACAAGCCAACCTGCTCGGCGGCGGCGAGCAGGACAAGGTTCATGCGACCACTCCGTTGCCCGCGCGCGATATGCAGCAGCCGGGCAGCCGCGTCGCGCGGGCCGAGCACCAGGTCAGTTCGCTGGAGACTCTGCAGGAACAGTTGTTGACCCAGATGCGCTCGCTTTCGAAGCAGCGGCCCAGGACGTTGCCTGCGCAGCGCGAAAACGGCAAGGACGAGCGGGCGGTCGATCAGCAGATTGCCAAGCTGCAAGCCGTGATTGCGCAGAATGTGCGTGCCTATGAGGAGCGCCCCAAGCGCGGGCAAATCACCGCCAACACGCGGGAAGTCGTCTACGCGGAATACTACGACGCGTTGCGGCGCAAGATCGAACGTCTTGGTACCGAGCATTTTCCCGAAGCGGGCGGGCGCAGGCTCTACGGTCAGTTGATCGTGACGCTCAACGTCAGTCAGGACGGCCAACTGGGGTATGACCGCAATGGCTACCATGTGATCGGCGTCGAGATAGAGCGCGGTTCGGGCGACCGCGAACTGGATCGCCGTGCGGTCGCGATCGTACGGGCCAGCGCGCCCTTCGCCAAATTCACCAAAGCCATGCGCGCGCGCTATGACATCCTCCAGATCGTGACGCGCATGACGTTCAGCCACCACGGCGTGCATGCGGAGGCGATTCAGGGCCCATCCCACTGA
- a CDS encoding mechanosensitive ion channel family protein, protein MNHASLAAATDALWTAAAQNALHYGVTAIQAIVILLLGWWLSNLLTRIVRRALDRSPQFDKTLKPLTYSVVQWSVRGITIVAVLAQFGVQTASIIAVLGAAGLAIGLALQGTLQNIAAGTMLLVLRPFKIGDYISAGSSIGGTVEEIGLFTSTLTTADGVYMSVPNNQIWGSAITNYSRNSRRRMDITVNIDLRDDLDSAIAALSSLTATHEHVLRDPAPEVMVKEIHEQAVVINVRLWTLSEYYWAVYWELQRGVKKTVEAAGCSLPYPTRTIVMTPAPTTPQ, encoded by the coding sequence ATGAATCACGCATCCCTCGCCGCCGCAACAGACGCGCTCTGGACTGCCGCGGCACAAAACGCTTTGCATTATGGTGTCACGGCAATCCAGGCAATCGTGATCCTGCTGTTGGGCTGGTGGCTTTCCAACCTTCTGACACGCATCGTCAGACGCGCGCTGGACCGCTCGCCCCAGTTCGACAAGACGCTCAAGCCTCTGACCTATTCGGTCGTGCAATGGTCGGTGCGAGGTATCACGATCGTCGCTGTTCTGGCGCAGTTCGGAGTCCAGACAGCCAGCATCATTGCCGTGCTGGGTGCCGCCGGCCTGGCCATCGGCCTGGCGCTGCAAGGCACGCTGCAGAACATCGCAGCCGGCACAATGCTGTTGGTGCTGCGGCCTTTCAAGATCGGCGACTATATTTCGGCAGGCAGCAGCATCGGCGGGACGGTCGAAGAGATCGGCCTGTTCACCTCGACACTTACCACGGCCGATGGCGTATACATGTCGGTGCCCAACAACCAGATCTGGGGCAGCGCGATCACCAATTACAGCCGCAATTCACGCAGACGCATGGACATCACCGTGAATATCGACCTGCGCGACGATCTGGACAGCGCCATCGCGGCATTGAGCTCGCTGACTGCCACGCACGAACACGTGTTGCGCGACCCCGCGCCGGAAGTCATGGTCAAGGAGATACACGAACAGGCCGTCGTCATCAACGTGCGGCTGTGGACCTTGAGCGAATACTATTGGGCGGTGTATTGGGAGCTGCAACGCGGGGTGAAGAAAACCGTCGAGGCCGCGGGCTGCTCGCTGCCATATCCGACCCGCACGATTGTCATGACACCGGCGCCCACCACGCCGCAGTGA
- the aroE gene encoding shikimate dehydrogenase — MTRENHGDIADAAAEQPDRYAVIGHPVEHSQSPFIHAQFAAQTGQHLVYERLLAPLDRFVATVREFAAQGGKGLNVTVPFKLEAHALATRLSPRASAAGAVNTLCFEGGEIEGDNTDGVGLVRDIEVNLARPLRGRRVLLLGAGGAARGVLLPLLQSGPAEIFIANRTPDKARALAAHFGAQAQALRVTLAAGSWHDIAGGFDVVINGTASSLQGDLPPLPADVFGHDALAYDMMYGKQPTIFLRFAGAHGAALTADGLGMLVEQAAESFARWRGVRPQTAPVLKMLRERYAQAGGGE; from the coding sequence ATGACACGCGAAAATCACGGGGACATCGCCGATGCTGCCGCTGAGCAGCCCGATCGCTACGCGGTGATCGGCCATCCGGTCGAACATAGCCAATCGCCGTTTATCCATGCGCAATTTGCCGCGCAGACCGGCCAGCACCTGGTGTACGAGCGCCTGTTGGCGCCGCTCGACAGGTTTGTCGCGACAGTGCGCGAATTCGCCGCACAAGGCGGCAAAGGTCTCAACGTCACCGTGCCTTTCAAGCTCGAGGCGCATGCGCTGGCCACGCGCTTGAGCCCGCGGGCCAGCGCCGCGGGGGCGGTCAATACGCTATGTTTCGAAGGCGGGGAAATCGAGGGCGACAACACCGACGGGGTAGGGTTGGTGCGCGATATCGAAGTCAATCTGGCGCGGCCGCTGCGAGGCCGCCGTGTGCTGCTGCTGGGTGCCGGCGGCGCCGCACGCGGTGTGCTGCTGCCGTTGCTGCAAAGCGGGCCGGCGGAAATTTTCATCGCCAACCGGACGCCCGACAAGGCCCGGGCGCTGGCCGCGCACTTCGGTGCGCAAGCCCAGGCACTCCGCGTCACGCTTGCGGCGGGCTCATGGCATGACATTGCCGGCGGGTTCGATGTCGTGATCAACGGCACGGCCAGCAGCCTGCAGGGTGATTTGCCGCCATTGCCCGCCGATGTGTTCGGGCACGATGCGCTGGCCTACGACATGATGTACGGCAAGCAACCGACGATATTCCTGCGCTTCGCCGGCGCGCATGGCGCGGCGCTCACAGCCGATGGCCTGGGCATGCTGGTCGAGCAGGCTGCGGAGTCGTTTGCTCGCTGGCGGGGCGTGCGGCCGCAAACCGCGCCGGTGCTGAAAATGCTGCGCGAGCGCTATGCCCAGGCGGGGGGCGGCGAGTGA